The following proteins are encoded in a genomic region of Raphanus sativus cultivar WK10039 unplaced genomic scaffold, ASM80110v3 Scaffold2105, whole genome shotgun sequence:
- the LOC108832094 gene encoding probable zinc transporter 12, whose amino-acid sequence MGRFQKTLVSAFVFFLFILPLIISATEEENECGGSNGGGSAAEKATVLKYKIGAFFSILVAGVLGVCLPIFGLKSESNFFMFVKAFAAGVILATGFVHILPDATESLTSPCLGEESSWGDFPMTGLVAMAAAIVTMLIESFASGYLNRSRLENEAKTLPVSDKEEHSHVGSAHTHASQGHSHGSLLIPQDDLRKKIVTQVLELGIVVHSVIIGISLGVSPSVSTIKPLLAAITFHQLFEGFGLGGCISEAKFEIKKIWIMVLFFSLTAPAGIGIGIGVAEIYNENSPMALKVSGFLNAAAAGILIYMSLVDLVAPLFMNHKAQSSMKIQLACSFSLILGAGLMSLLAVWA is encoded by the exons ATGGGTCGCTTCCAAAAAACCCTAGTCTCAGCtttcgttttctttttgtttattctaCCTCTTATAATCTCAGCCACGGAGGAAGAAAACGAATGTGGTGGATCCAACGGAGGAGGCTCTGCTGCGGAGAAGGCGACGGTTCTTAAGTACAAGATAGGAGCGTTCTTCTCTATCTTAGTAGCCGGAGTATTAGGAGTCTGTTTACCTATCTTCGGCCTCAAGTCAGAGAGCAACTTTTTCATGTTCGTCAAGGCATTCGCCGCCGGAGTGATTTTAGCCACCGGTTTCGTCCACATTCTTCCAGATGCCACCGAGAGTCTCACGAGTCCATGCCTCGGAGAAGAGTCATCATGGGGTGATTTCCCTATGACGGGTTTGGTAGCCATGGCTGCAGCGATTGTGACCATGTTGATTGAGTCTTTTGCTTCAGGGTACTTGAACAGGTCTCGTTTGGAGAATGAGGCTAAGACGTTGCCGGTGAGTGATAAGGAAGAGCATTCGCATGTTGGTTCTGCTCATACTCATGCCTCACAAGGACATTCTCATGGCTCTCTTCTCATCCCTCAAGATGATCTGAGGAAAAAGATTGTAACTCAA GTACTGGAATTGGGGATTGTTGTTCACTCAGTGATAATAGGAATATCTCTGGGAGTATCTCCGAGTGTAAGCACAATAAAGCCTCTCTTGGCTGCAATAACTTTCCATCAACTGTTTGAAGGTTTTGGTCTTGGTGGTTGCATCTCTGAG gcaaagtttgaaattaagaaaatttgGATTATGGTGTTGTTCTTCTCACTCACGGCACCAGCAGGGATCGGAATTGGTATTGGAGTGGCAGAGATTTACAACGAGAATAGCCCAATGGCACTAAAAGTATCAGGTTTTCTTAATGCTGCAGCGGCTGGAATCTTGATTTACATGTCCCTTGTTGATTTGGTAGCTCCACTTTTCATGAACCACAAAGCTCAGAGTAGTATGAAGATACAATTAGCTTGTAGCTTTTCTCTTATTCTTGGTGCTGGTTTAATGTCTCTTCTAGCTGTTTGGGCTTGA
- the LOC130505217 gene encoding uncharacterized protein LOC130505217 — MRGSRTASSDMSAWCSAVVLLSLILLLSVRENNASNSVRGSQFSEKPCEEIYVVREGETLHTIGDKCGDPFIVERNPHIHDPDDVFPGLVLRIAPFYFSRKV, encoded by the coding sequence ATGAGAGGTTCAAGAACAGCATCTTCAGACATGAGTGCTTGGTGTTCTGCTGTTGTGTTGTTGTCTCTAATACTTTTGTTATCTGTTCGTGAAAACAACGCTTCCAACTCGGTCAGAGGGTCTCAGTTCTCAGAGAAACCTTGTGAGGAGATTTACGTCGTCAGAGAAGGAGAAACGCTTCATACCATCGGCGATAAATGTGGCGACCCGTTTATAGTTGAGCGAAACCCGCATATCCACGACCCTGACGATGTTTTCCCAGGTCTTGTTCTCAGGATTGCACCTTTTTACTTCTCCAGAAAAgtgtaa